The following nucleotide sequence is from Bacillota bacterium.
CTTACTCGATTTTTGCGATTTTTTCGAGTATTGTTTTTTATTGCTCCTGTGGAGAACCTCCACTTGAATTAACTCTTTAATCTTGAATCCGCGATTCAAGTTTTATACAATGCTAATGATTCGAATCATAATTTTCGTGCCTTTTTTGGAGGTGAAAAAAATAAAAATTGAAAATATTATTGTTTTGGGTATGTATCCTTATCCTTGGCAATATCAAGAAATTAGTGATACAGTGCGCTTAATGACAAATGCCTTTGAAAATATAAAAAAAATATTTCTTAATCCTAGTATTGGTTTTCATCGTGCTAAAGCGGATAACTGTTCTTTTCGTATGAACTGGGAATGTAATGATTATGGAGATGTTCTTGTTTGTACGCCACCTTTAGAAATTATACCTTCTTCTTTCGGATTGGGTAAATTAAAAAACTACTGGATCTTAAAAACTCTGGATAAACTAATTTACTCAATACTTGGTTCCCAATGGCGCCAAGATACTATATTATATGTGTCTTCAGGTGGAATAAGTCAATCTTATAAAGTCATAAAAGCTTTACAACCTCGATGGATAATTTTCGATGTGTTGGATGATAACATTGGATTCCCTGGAGTTAGTCAGAAAGATAAACATATCTTAAGTAATCAGTTTTCTTATATTCTTAACAGATCGTCTTTGGTGGTTACTGTTTCTCAATATTTGTCTGAGCAATTGGAGAAAGATTATTCAATAAAAACTCGATGTCTGCCAAATGGTATAGATATGCAGATGTTTGCTTATTGTAATGATTATAACGAAGTCTTGGATGAACTAAGAGGAATCGAAAAGCCTTTATTTGGCTTTATTGGAGCTCTAACCAGCTGGATAGATTATGAACTTTTGTGGAAAATAGCAGAATATCTTGAAAAAGGAACTCTGGTTCTTGTTGGACCTATCATAGAAAGCGCTGTTCCTCAAGAATGGATAGAAAAACTTAGCAGACATCCAAAGGTATTATTCACCGGAGCAAAACCTTACAAACAGGTTCCCCATTTTTTGTATCAGTTTGATGTTTTGCTCATGCCACGTAATTATCAGCCACATTCACTTGCATCGGATCCCTTAAAACTCTACGAATATATGGCTACTGGAAAGCCCATTGTATCTACAGCG
It contains:
- a CDS encoding glycosyltransferase, with the protein product MKKIKIENIIVLGMYPYPWQYQEISDTVRLMTNAFENIKKIFLNPSIGFHRAKADNCSFRMNWECNDYGDVLVCTPPLEIIPSSFGLGKLKNYWILKTLDKLIYSILGSQWRQDTILYVSSGGISQSYKVIKALQPRWIIFDVLDDNIGFPGVSQKDKHILSNQFSYILNRSSLVVTVSQYLSEQLEKDYSIKTRCLPNGIDMQMFAYCNDYNEVLDELRGIEKPLFGFIGALTSWIDYELLWKIAEYLEKGTLVLVGPIIESAVPQEWIEKLSRHPKVLFTGAKPYKQVPHFLYQFDVLLMPRNYQPHSLASDPLKLYEYMATGKPIVSTALPSVMRFRDYFFVAETHQEFLIALGRAQYDWSEEKSNQLKDLVKEFSWKNRSKKMLELFYEKMSDLY